The sequence GCTGGGCGGACATGGACGCGTACGGCCACGTCAACAACGTGGTGTTCCTCCGCTATCTGGAGGAGGCCCGGATCGACTTCCTGTTCCGCCCGGACAAGGACTTCAAGCAGGGGTCCGTGGTGGCGCGCCACGAGATCGACTACAAGCGGCAGCTCCTGCACCGGCACGAGCCGGTGACCATCGAGCTGTGGGTCAGCGAGATCAGGGCCGCCTCCTTCACCCTCGCCTACGAGGTGAAGGACGGCGATCTCGTCTACGCCCGGGCGTCGACGGTCATCGTCCCGTTCGACTTCGCCGCCCAGCGCCCGCGGCGGATCACCGCGGAGGAGCGTGACTTCCTCCAGGAGTACGCGGACGGCGGCGAGGGCGCGGCGGAGTCCGAGGGGGAGGCCGTCGCCGCATGACGGTGCTGCACCTGGCCGACGAGACGGAGGCGGCGGACCTCGCCGCCTTCCTCTCCCGGCTGCTCCACTACGACCGTGGGGCCGCGGTGCGCCTCCAGGCGGCCGGCACCGCGCTGGCCGTCTTCGGCCGGCCGCCGTCCTTCGAGGTGCTGGCCATTCGCGCGGTGCGGCTGGCGAAGCCGTACGAGGACGGGCTCGACGTCACCCTCGACACGACCGTCTCCGCCGGCGAGTTCCTGGAGCTGGTGGACGAGCGGGCGGCCACCGCCGGTGTGCCGGGTGCGGTCACCGGACCGCCGTGGGCCGGGCTGCTGCCCCCGCGCACCGGCTGGCGGCCCGAACCGGGGCTGCCCGCGCGGGACGCGCTGCGCGCCACCGTCGCCGCCGCGGTGGCCGAATTCCGCTCCCGCACCGAGGAACTGGCGCCCGAGGCCCGTA comes from Streptomyces sp. SCL15-4 and encodes:
- a CDS encoding thioesterase family protein; amino-acid sequence: MRHIYRCPLRWADMDAYGHVNNVVFLRYLEEARIDFLFRPDKDFKQGSVVARHEIDYKRQLLHRHEPVTIELWVSEIRAASFTLAYEVKDGDLVYARASTVIVPFDFAAQRPRRITAEERDFLQEYADGGEGAAESEGEAVAA